In Streptomyces sp. RFCAC02, the following proteins share a genomic window:
- a CDS encoding response regulator transcription factor yields the protein MTSAAHSAVRVLIADDEPLIVTAVRTVLTSEPGLDVVAEAADGRAAVEAALRHRVDVAVLDITMPRLDGLSAAEELRRRAPDVRTVMLTAFGDAPNVLRALAGGVAGFVLKNCTPQELVAAVRAAHRGDAYLSPAVTRMVLGRVVTPDDLRRRHDAVRRLAALSARERDVVELLAEGLPNAEIGRRVHMTETSVKTYVSRALAKLGCANRVQAALLVRDAEPHPMR from the coding sequence GTGACGTCCGCCGCACACTCCGCCGTCCGCGTGCTGATCGCCGACGACGAGCCGCTCATCGTCACCGCGGTGCGGACCGTGCTGACGTCCGAGCCGGGGCTCGACGTGGTCGCCGAGGCGGCCGACGGGCGCGCCGCCGTCGAGGCGGCTCTGCGGCACCGCGTCGACGTGGCGGTGCTTGACATCACGATGCCGCGCCTGGACGGGCTGTCGGCGGCTGAGGAGCTCCGCCGCCGCGCGCCGGACGTGCGGACCGTGATGCTGACGGCCTTCGGGGACGCGCCCAACGTGCTGCGCGCCCTGGCCGGCGGCGTCGCCGGGTTCGTCCTCAAGAACTGCACGCCGCAGGAGCTGGTCGCCGCGGTGCGGGCGGCCCACCGCGGCGACGCCTACCTCTCGCCGGCCGTGACGCGGATGGTCCTCGGCCGCGTCGTCACGCCGGACGACCTGCGCCGCCGGCACGACGCCGTGCGGCGGCTGGCGGCGCTCAGCGCGCGGGAGCGCGATGTCGTCGAACTCCTCGCCGAAGGGCTGCCCAACGCGGAGATCGGCCGCCGTGTCCACATGACCGAGACGAGCGTGAAGACGTACGTGAGCCGCGCCCTCGCGAAACTGGGGTGCGCCAACCGCGTGCAGGCCGCCCTCCTCGTCCGTGACGCGGAGCCCCACCCGATGCGGTGA
- a CDS encoding dihydrodipicolinate synthase family protein has product MPAAPHGLIPILATPFTGTGALDLGSLRRLVEFQLAAGADGLAVFGMASEGFALTADERAAILRTVREVAGPGVPIVAGVNATSTVTALRMAHEAADGGADHLMVLPPFLTRPAPEQVPEFFTDVATGAGVPVMIQDAPSVTGVPLPVAVIAELAGVPGIASVKVEAPPTPVKIAAVAAATAGRDLAVLGGQNAQALIEEYDAGAVGTMPACEFTDLLRGVLDDLAAGRRADARAAFLRLLPLILIGVRPGQAWAVHKEVLVRRGVIASGTVRLPARVLDPVTRAALDEILTEHPLPPAPR; this is encoded by the coding sequence ATGCCCGCCGCACCCCACGGCCTCATACCGATTCTCGCCACCCCCTTCACCGGCACGGGCGCCCTGGACCTGGGCTCGCTGCGCCGCCTGGTGGAGTTCCAGCTCGCCGCCGGCGCGGACGGCCTGGCCGTCTTCGGCATGGCCAGCGAGGGCTTCGCCCTCACCGCCGACGAACGCGCCGCGATCCTGCGCACCGTCCGCGAGGTCGCCGGACCCGGCGTGCCGATCGTCGCCGGCGTCAACGCCACCAGCACGGTCACCGCCCTGCGGATGGCGCACGAGGCGGCCGACGGGGGCGCCGACCACCTCATGGTCCTGCCGCCCTTCCTCACCAGGCCCGCGCCCGAGCAGGTCCCCGAGTTCTTCACCGACGTCGCCACCGGGGCCGGCGTCCCCGTGATGATCCAGGACGCCCCGTCGGTCACCGGCGTCCCCCTGCCCGTCGCGGTGATCGCCGAGCTGGCCGGCGTCCCCGGGATCGCGTCGGTCAAGGTCGAGGCGCCGCCCACCCCTGTCAAGATCGCCGCCGTCGCCGCCGCGACGGCGGGCCGCGACCTCGCCGTCCTCGGCGGGCAGAACGCGCAGGCCCTCATCGAGGAGTACGACGCGGGGGCCGTCGGTACCATGCCGGCCTGCGAGTTCACTGACCTGCTGCGCGGCGTGCTCGACGATCTCGCCGCCGGCCGCCGCGCCGACGCGCGCGCCGCCTTCCTCCGGCTCCTGCCGCTGATCCTGATCGGCGTGCGCCCGGGCCAGGCGTGGGCCGTCCACAAGGAGGTGCTGGTGCGGCGCGGTGTCATCGCGTCGGGCACGGTCCGGCTCCCGGCCAGGGTGCTGGACCCGGTGACCCGCGCGGCGCTGGACGAGATCCTCACGGAGCACCCGCTGCCCCCCGCACCGCGCTGA
- a CDS encoding mandelate racemase/muconate lactonizing enzyme family protein — protein sequence MRIVDVTTYVLKLRAARAYLGRLEDGEELTADRGYVVRAPWRSLYSGRFETLLVRVRTDEGHTGWGEALAPVGPEIPAAVVDRLLAPHLVGEDPRRVRPLWHRLRDLMRERGHLVGHQADALAAVDIALWDLHGRVTGLSLTELLGGAHRDRVPAYVSGLPEPTDEARAALAAEWARKGATRVKLALGKGVEADLATFDAVAAAAPGLAVAVDAHWAYRPGEALTLGRELDRRGALFLEAPLAPEDIEGHRDLASRIATPVAVGEALRNRYEFAAWLGRRALGVAQPDVARTGITEAAAIAELASAHHVPVACHHSVGLGVALAAGVHLSAATADCPFFEFQADTLPVADSILRTPLDAGPDGFRVPTGPGLGIEVDADKVTELAEES from the coding sequence ATGCGCATCGTGGACGTCACCACGTACGTGCTGAAGCTGAGAGCCGCCCGGGCCTACCTCGGCCGGCTGGAGGACGGCGAGGAGCTGACCGCCGACCGCGGCTATGTCGTCCGTGCGCCGTGGCGCAGCCTCTACTCCGGCCGCTTCGAGACCCTGCTCGTCCGCGTCCGCACGGACGAGGGCCACACCGGCTGGGGCGAGGCCCTCGCACCGGTCGGCCCCGAGATCCCCGCGGCCGTCGTGGACCGCCTGCTGGCCCCGCACCTCGTGGGCGAGGACCCGCGGCGCGTCCGTCCGCTCTGGCACCGCCTGCGCGACCTGATGCGGGAGCGCGGCCACCTCGTCGGCCACCAGGCCGACGCGCTCGCCGCCGTCGACATCGCGCTGTGGGACCTGCACGGGCGGGTCACCGGCCTGTCGCTCACCGAACTCCTCGGCGGCGCCCACCGCGACCGCGTCCCCGCCTACGTGTCCGGGCTGCCCGAACCCACCGACGAGGCCCGCGCCGCGCTCGCCGCCGAGTGGGCGCGCAAGGGCGCGACCCGCGTGAAGCTCGCGCTCGGCAAGGGCGTCGAGGCCGACCTCGCCACCTTCGACGCGGTCGCCGCCGCAGCCCCCGGCCTCGCCGTCGCCGTCGACGCCCACTGGGCCTACCGCCCGGGCGAGGCCCTCACCCTCGGCCGCGAACTCGACCGCCGCGGCGCCCTCTTCCTCGAAGCGCCGCTCGCTCCGGAGGACATCGAGGGCCACCGTGACCTCGCCTCCCGCATCGCCACCCCCGTCGCCGTCGGCGAGGCGCTGCGCAACCGCTACGAGTTCGCCGCCTGGCTCGGGCGCCGCGCCCTCGGTGTCGCCCAGCCCGACGTGGCCCGTACCGGCATCACCGAGGCCGCCGCCATCGCGGAGCTGGCCTCCGCCCACCACGTCCCCGTCGCCTGCCACCACTCGGTCGGGCTCGGCGTCGCGCTCGCCGCCGGCGTGCACCTCAGCGCGGCGACGGCCGACTGCCCGTTCTTCGAGTTCCAGGCGGACACCCTGCCGGTGGCCGACAGCATCCTGCGCACGCCCCTCGACGCGGGACCCGACGGCTTCCGCGTCCCCACCGGACCCGGACTCGGCATCGAGGTCGATGCCGACAAGGTGACCGAACTCGCCGAGGAGAGCTGA
- a CDS encoding IclR family transcriptional regulator — protein MTSERNSNQSVERAAAVLRAFTLGRPALRVSDVATTLGLGLSTTSRLLATLEAAELVRRDPVSQLYELGPAVVTMAGVALNNDPVYRQSRPVTQRLAWELGLGANVAVRRGAELFYLQNVEGQLAQKSYSLLGQRNPLHSTAMGKCLLLDLSPDQRRSLLGPQPLHAYTDRTITDPDALDEDLARSGRRGYATEVEELALGRACIAAPVRDHTGGIVAALSVSGALSAIALHEREAELGRLIIEAADSVSTGLGYLGPVPTPHGPAAPAGA, from the coding sequence ATGACTTCGGAGCGAAACAGCAACCAGAGCGTCGAGCGCGCCGCCGCCGTCCTGCGGGCCTTCACACTCGGCCGCCCCGCGCTGCGCGTGTCGGACGTCGCCACCACCCTCGGCCTCGGGCTGTCCACGACATCCCGGCTGCTGGCGACGCTGGAGGCGGCGGAGCTGGTGCGCCGCGACCCCGTGAGCCAGCTCTACGAACTCGGCCCGGCCGTCGTCACCATGGCGGGCGTCGCCCTGAACAACGACCCCGTCTACCGGCAGTCCCGCCCGGTCACCCAGCGCCTGGCCTGGGAGCTCGGGCTCGGCGCGAACGTCGCCGTCCGGCGCGGTGCCGAGCTGTTCTACCTGCAGAACGTGGAGGGCCAGCTCGCCCAGAAGTCGTACTCCCTGCTGGGGCAGCGCAATCCGCTGCACTCCACGGCGATGGGCAAGTGCCTGCTGCTGGACCTCTCCCCGGACCAGCGCCGCTCCCTCCTCGGTCCGCAGCCGCTGCACGCCTACACCGACCGCACCATCACCGATCCCGACGCCCTCGACGAGGACCTCGCCCGCTCCGGGCGGCGGGGTTACGCCACCGAGGTCGAGGAACTGGCGCTCGGCCGGGCCTGCATCGCCGCCCCCGTGCGCGACCACACCGGCGGGATCGTCGCCGCGCTGTCGGTCTCCGGCGCCCTGTCCGCGATCGCCCTGCACGAACGGGAGGCGGAACTCGGCCGCCTGATCATCGAGGCGGCCGACTCCGTGAGCACCGGCCTCGGCTATCTCGGGCCGGTCCCGACCCCCCACGGCCCCGCCGCCCCGGCCGGCGCCTGA
- a CDS encoding MFS transporter: MYRSTARTETTGATTPPAPPSGSPGTTPSPRVLVAGSVGNFVEWFDVGIYGTLSSVIAGNFFADGDPTSALLSTFVIFAVGFAIRPVGGLYFGPLGDRLGRNRVLAITVIVTSLATFSIGIMPTYATVGSLAPVLLVAARLVQGFAAGGETSSAVSLLFEYAPRHRRGYYTSYGASIGFVAFVFGAGVALLLSVGFGDDALESYAWRIPFLLALPLGLAGLYLRLKLDDTPEFVRMAESGEVAESPMRETFRTGARPMAVLAGVIVLKGVAHWVLQTFMVSYLTDTMHFSRTQSFAASTVCMAAIAVLIPVAGHLSDRVGRRPLLIGGSVGLFVLAWPCLLLMSFDNAALAIAAMVLLGLPIAAYDGAVNVSMAELFPARIRTGAIAIPYNVSVSLFGGTAPYIATWLVSSTGYDLAPSGYLMLAAVITCVTVVRCVKETVGGNAERTVAG, from the coding sequence ATGTACCGGTCCACCGCCCGCACCGAGACCACCGGGGCGACGACGCCCCCCGCGCCGCCGTCCGGGTCCCCCGGCACGACACCGTCCCCGCGGGTCCTCGTCGCCGGCAGCGTCGGCAACTTCGTCGAGTGGTTCGACGTCGGCATCTACGGCACGCTGTCGTCCGTCATCGCGGGCAACTTCTTCGCCGACGGGGACCCCACCTCCGCCCTGCTGTCCACCTTCGTCATCTTCGCCGTGGGCTTCGCCATCCGCCCCGTCGGCGGCCTGTACTTCGGCCCGCTCGGCGACCGCCTGGGCCGCAACCGCGTCCTCGCGATCACCGTCATCGTCACCTCGCTCGCGACGTTCTCCATCGGGATCATGCCGACCTACGCGACGGTGGGTTCCCTCGCGCCGGTCCTGCTCGTCGCCGCGCGGCTGGTGCAGGGATTCGCCGCCGGCGGTGAGACGTCCAGCGCCGTCAGCCTGCTGTTCGAGTACGCGCCGCGCCACCGCAGGGGCTACTACACGAGTTACGGGGCGAGCATCGGGTTCGTCGCGTTCGTCTTCGGCGCCGGGGTGGCCCTGCTGCTGTCCGTGGGCTTCGGCGACGACGCCCTCGAGTCGTACGCGTGGCGGATCCCGTTCCTCCTGGCGCTGCCGCTCGGCCTCGCCGGCCTGTACCTGCGGCTGAAGCTCGACGACACACCCGAGTTCGTGCGCATGGCGGAGAGCGGCGAGGTCGCCGAGTCGCCGATGCGGGAGACCTTCAGGACGGGCGCGCGGCCGATGGCCGTCCTGGCGGGCGTCATCGTGCTGAAGGGGGTCGCGCACTGGGTGCTGCAGACCTTCATGGTCAGCTACCTGACGGACACCATGCACTTCAGCCGCACGCAGTCGTTCGCCGCCTCCACCGTCTGCATGGCCGCGATCGCCGTGCTCATACCGGTCGCGGGGCACCTGTCGGACCGGGTCGGGCGCAGGCCGCTGCTGATCGGCGGATCCGTCGGCCTGTTCGTCCTCGCCTGGCCGTGCCTGCTGCTGATGTCGTTCGACAACGCCGCGCTGGCCATCGCCGCCATGGTCCTGCTCGGCCTGCCGATCGCGGCGTACGACGGCGCGGTGAACGTGAGCATGGCGGAGCTGTTCCCCGCCCGCATCAGGACCGGGGCCATCGCCATCCCGTACAACGTGTCCGTCAGCCTCTTCGGCGGCACGGCCCCGTACATCGCGACCTGGCTGGTCAGCTCCACCGGGTACGACCTGGCGCCCTCCGGCTATCTGATGCTGGCCGCCGTCATCACCTGCGTCACGGTGGTCCGGTGCGTGAAGGAGACCGTCGGCGGGAACGCCGAGCGGACCGTCGCCGGCTGA
- a CDS encoding bifunctional 4-hydroxy-2-oxoglutarate aldolase/2-dehydro-3-deoxy-phosphogluconate aldolase yields the protein MSPSPADRLPAALRRHGLVAILRARTPGAPLLDVVRTLVDAGVAIIEITVPTPGSLEAVRAAAAQYGDRVLIGTGTVTTPAQVRATAEAGGAFVVSPHTDPELIRAARDAGLGALPGAFTPTEILAAHRAGATAVKLFPATGLGPGYVADVRAPLPDIPLVPTGGVGTREIPAYRAAGAVAVGVGSPLVGDALAGGSLAALGERAAEFVRLAAEGAAA from the coding sequence GTGAGTCCGTCCCCGGCCGACCGCCTCCCGGCAGCCCTGCGGCGCCACGGCCTGGTCGCGATCCTGCGCGCGCGCACCCCGGGCGCGCCCCTGCTCGACGTGGTCCGCACGCTCGTCGACGCGGGAGTCGCAATCATCGAGATCACCGTTCCCACCCCGGGTTCCCTGGAGGCCGTGCGGGCCGCGGCCGCGCAGTACGGCGACCGGGTCCTGATCGGCACCGGAACCGTGACCACGCCCGCCCAGGTGCGGGCGACCGCCGAAGCGGGCGGCGCGTTCGTCGTCTCCCCGCACACCGACCCCGAGCTCATACGGGCCGCCCGCGACGCCGGACTCGGCGCGCTGCCCGGCGCGTTCACCCCGACGGAGATCCTCGCCGCGCACCGGGCGGGCGCCACCGCGGTGAAGCTCTTCCCCGCGACCGGGCTCGGCCCCGGTTACGTGGCGGACGTGCGGGCGCCGCTGCCCGACATCCCGCTCGTGCCCACCGGTGGCGTCGGAACCCGCGAGATCCCCGCCTACCGTGCCGCGGGGGCCGTCGCCGTCGGGGTCGGCTCGCCCCTCGTCGGTGACGCCCTCGCCGGCGGTTCCCTGGCCGCGCTCGGGGAACGCGCCGCCGAGTTCGTCCGCCTGGCCGCCGAGGGGGCCGCCGCATGA
- a CDS encoding sugar kinase has translation MTPGSGEAIDLTVLGETMATLTADHIGPLRHARSLGLSVAGSESTVAIGAARLGHRAAWIGRVGDDELGALVTTRLRGEGLHVHAVTDPDAPTGLMLKEQRMAGQSRVHYYRAGSAGSRLEPGDLPHSLLDSTRVLHTTGITAALSPSALAGVEAAVDRVRDAGGIVSFDLNHRARLWSAERAATVLGALVPRVDVLFASTDEAAMLTGRPDATPEENAVSLRRLGPGTVVLTDGAAGALSVTGAGTEHVPALRVTAVDPVGAGDSFVAGYLSGLLAGLPESGRMRRGATVAAACVATQGDWEGLPHLRDLAVASAEPGTVAR, from the coding sequence ATGACCCCCGGCAGCGGCGAGGCCATCGACCTCACGGTGCTCGGCGAGACGATGGCGACCCTGACCGCCGATCACATCGGTCCGCTGCGCCACGCCCGCTCGCTCGGCCTGTCGGTCGCGGGCTCGGAGTCCACCGTCGCCATCGGGGCCGCCCGGCTCGGCCACCGCGCCGCGTGGATCGGCCGCGTCGGCGACGACGAACTCGGCGCGCTCGTCACCACCCGCCTGCGCGGCGAGGGCCTGCACGTCCACGCCGTGACCGACCCGGACGCCCCGACCGGCCTCATGCTGAAGGAACAGCGCATGGCCGGGCAGTCCCGCGTCCACTACTACCGCGCGGGCTCGGCCGGATCGCGCCTGGAGCCGGGCGACCTGCCCCACTCGCTGCTGGACTCCACGCGCGTCCTCCACACCACCGGCATCACGGCCGCCCTGTCGCCCAGCGCGCTCGCCGGCGTGGAGGCGGCCGTCGACCGTGTCCGGGACGCCGGCGGCATCGTCTCCTTCGACCTGAACCACCGTGCCCGCCTCTGGTCCGCCGAGCGCGCGGCCACGGTGCTCGGCGCCCTCGTCCCCCGCGTCGACGTGCTCTTCGCCAGTACGGACGAGGCCGCCATGCTCACCGGACGGCCCGACGCCACGCCCGAGGAGAACGCCGTCTCCCTGCGCCGCCTCGGCCCCGGCACGGTCGTCCTCACCGACGGGGCGGCGGGCGCCCTGTCCGTCACCGGCGCCGGCACCGAGCACGTCCCGGCCCTGCGCGTCACCGCGGTCGACCCGGTCGGCGCCGGCGACTCGTTCGTCGCCGGCTACCTGTCGGGGCTCCTCGCCGGCCTTCCCGAATCCGGGCGCATGCGCCGCGGCGCCACCGTCGCCGCCGCCTGCGTCGCCACGCAGGGCGACTGGGAGGGGCTGCCGCACCTCCGCGACCTCGCCGTCGCGTCGGCGGAGCCGGGCACCGTCGCCCGCTGA
- a CDS encoding alpha/beta hydrolase, with amino-acid sequence MPTVTVQDALIHYDRTGGGPRPPLLLVHGTGSAGAPLTWGQAAPALARDRAVITPDLSGADRTRDAGGPLTVEGLAAQVAAVAEDAAGAAAGPVDLLGFSMGAPVAAATAALRPDLVRRLVLVAGWAHTDSDEYMRNLFALWQRLGHSDAEAFGRSVTMTGFSRAFLNSIGSAEVERLIPNMPPTTGTMRHVDLDTRVDIRALLPRVRARTLVLGATRDATVPVENSRALHAAIEGSSYAELDAGHVAFFERPAEFADLVDAFLTD; translated from the coding sequence ATGCCCACCGTCACCGTCCAGGACGCCCTGATCCACTACGACCGCACCGGTGGAGGGCCACGCCCCCCTCTGCTGCTCGTGCACGGGACCGGCTCCGCCGGAGCGCCCCTGACGTGGGGTCAGGCGGCGCCGGCGCTCGCCCGCGACCGCGCCGTCATCACCCCGGACCTGTCGGGCGCGGACCGCACACGGGACGCGGGCGGTCCGCTCACCGTCGAGGGGCTGGCGGCCCAGGTCGCCGCCGTCGCCGAGGACGCGGCCGGTGCTGCCGCCGGACCCGTCGACCTGCTCGGGTTCTCCATGGGGGCACCGGTCGCGGCGGCCACGGCCGCGCTGCGGCCCGACCTCGTGCGCCGCCTCGTCCTGGTGGCCGGCTGGGCGCACACCGACAGCGACGAGTACATGAGGAACCTCTTCGCCCTGTGGCAGCGGCTCGGGCACAGCGACGCCGAGGCGTTCGGCCGCAGCGTCACCATGACCGGCTTCAGCCGGGCCTTCCTCAACTCCATAGGCAGCGCGGAGGTCGAGAGGCTGATCCCCAACATGCCGCCGACCACCGGGACCATGCGGCACGTGGACCTCGACACCCGCGTCGACATCCGCGCGCTGCTGCCCCGCGTGCGCGCCAGGACGCTGGTGCTGGGAGCGACGCGGGACGCCACCGTCCCCGTCGAGAACAGCCGGGCCCTGCACGCCGCGATCGAGGGCAGCTCCTACGCCGAGCTGGACGCCGGGCACGTCGCCTTCTTCGAGCGGCCGGCCGAGTTCGCCGACCTGGTGGACGCCTTCCTGACGGACTGA
- a CDS encoding helix-turn-helix transcriptional regulator, translated as MTIDRRGLADFLRRSRSRIRPGDAGLSAGPRRRTPGLRREEVAQLAGMSADYYTRLEQARGPQPSPQMLAALARALRLTADEHDHLHLLAGHRPPARASVDQHVAPGLLHLLDQLPGTPAQILSALGDVLAQNALARALLGGVCTVSEHGRNLVWRWFTDPDARAAYPADEHGHYSRVHVADLRAAFGRRADDPAAHRLVARLSAASAEFAELWERHEVAVRRRSRMRVLHPAIGPLDLDCQVLLAPAGDQRVVILTPPPGTDSADRLALLRVVGEQDFSHVG; from the coding sequence ATGACGATCGACCGCCGCGGGCTCGCCGACTTCCTGCGCCGTTCCCGCAGCCGGATCCGCCCGGGTGACGCGGGTCTGTCCGCGGGGCCTCGGCGGCGCACGCCCGGGCTGCGCCGGGAGGAGGTGGCCCAGCTCGCCGGCATGTCGGCGGACTACTACACGCGCCTCGAACAGGCCCGCGGGCCGCAGCCGTCCCCCCAGATGCTCGCGGCGCTCGCCCGCGCGCTGCGGCTCACCGCCGACGAGCACGACCACCTCCACCTGCTCGCGGGCCACCGGCCGCCCGCGCGCGCCTCGGTGGACCAGCACGTGGCGCCCGGGCTGCTCCACCTGCTCGACCAACTGCCCGGCACCCCTGCGCAGATCCTCAGTGCGCTCGGGGACGTCCTCGCGCAGAACGCCCTGGCGCGTGCGCTGCTCGGCGGGGTGTGCACCGTCTCGGAGCACGGTCGGAACCTGGTCTGGCGCTGGTTCACGGATCCTGACGCGCGGGCCGCTTACCCGGCGGACGAACACGGGCACTACAGCCGGGTCCATGTCGCGGACCTGCGCGCGGCGTTCGGCCGGCGCGCGGACGATCCGGCGGCCCACCGCCTGGTGGCACGGCTCAGCGCGGCCAGCGCGGAGTTCGCCGAACTGTGGGAGCGGCACGAGGTCGCCGTGCGCCGCCGCAGCCGGATGCGGGTGCTGCATCCGGCGATCGGCCCTCTGGACCTCGACTGCCAGGTCCTGCTGGCGCCCGCCGGCGACCAGCGGGTCGTCATCCTCACGCCGCCGCCGGGGACGGACTCCGCTGACCGCCTGGCACTCCTGCGCGTCGTGGGGGAACAGGACTTCTCGCACGTCGGCTGA
- a CDS encoding SDR family NAD(P)-dependent oxidoreductase, with product MRTIVITGGTDGMGAALARHYLAAGERVVVVGRSRAKFDALLADAPGESRFIAADLSLVAESRRVVDLLKTSYERVDALVLAASFIRQRRHLTAEGHEASWSLFFLSKYLFVTGLAGPLGAAGKPVVVNTAVPGARPDAIAFDDLEMAGGFSFRRSNAQQRRANELLGILATDRCPRLAYVTWGPSRLVRTGFAGEVGPGMRVSAAVLGRLLGQPPEKAVQPVIGIIDDPAPGRTSCRGATARPLTTGPHDEEDAARLASAVERTL from the coding sequence ATGAGGACGATCGTGATCACCGGCGGTACGGACGGCATGGGTGCCGCGCTCGCACGCCACTACCTCGCGGCGGGGGAGCGGGTGGTGGTGGTCGGGCGCAGCCGCGCCAAGTTCGACGCCCTGCTCGCGGATGCGCCGGGGGAGTCGCGGTTCATCGCCGCCGACCTCTCCCTCGTGGCGGAGAGCCGCCGCGTGGTGGACCTGCTGAAGACGTCGTACGAACGCGTCGACGCGCTCGTGCTCGCGGCGTCGTTCATCCGGCAGCGCCGGCACCTCACCGCCGAGGGGCACGAGGCGTCCTGGTCGCTGTTCTTCCTCAGCAAGTACCTGTTCGTCACGGGGCTCGCCGGCCCGCTGGGCGCCGCCGGGAAGCCGGTCGTCGTGAACACCGCGGTTCCGGGCGCACGCCCCGACGCCATCGCCTTCGACGACCTGGAGATGGCGGGCGGGTTCAGCTTCAGGCGGTCGAACGCCCAGCAGCGCCGGGCCAACGAACTGCTCGGGATCCTCGCCACGGACCGCTGTCCCCGTCTCGCCTACGTCACCTGGGGGCCGTCCCGGCTGGTCCGCACCGGCTTCGCCGGCGAGGTCGGGCCGGGGATGAGAGTGTCGGCCGCTGTCCTCGGACGGCTGCTGGGGCAGCCGCCCGAGAAGGCGGTCCAGCCGGTCATCGGCATCATCGACGACCCGGCGCCGGGCCGGACCTCCTGCCGCGGCGCGACAGCACGCCCGCTGACCACCGGCCCGCACGACGAGGAGGACGCCGCACGCCTCGCGTCGGCCGTCGAGAGGACCCTCTGA
- a CDS encoding helix-turn-helix domain-containing protein has protein sequence MTEGRRQRRDAAANKERILSAAEDAFRRHGLSVDMRAVASAAGVGIGTLYRHFPTREDLVRAITGSDVAELSLAHLPDGVPAIDGLRAFFTGALALLDANRAMIDLLAGAAPSDGDLERCLAHLRAVGRQAVERSATDRTLAADVTADDIAYQLLGLVRVAQLVPAPGARAHQVDLALRGLAA, from the coding sequence ATGACGGAAGGGCGGAGGCAACGGCGCGACGCCGCGGCGAACAAGGAGCGGATCCTGAGCGCGGCGGAGGACGCGTTCCGGCGGCACGGACTGTCCGTCGACATGCGCGCCGTCGCCTCCGCGGCCGGCGTCGGCATCGGCACGCTGTACCGGCACTTCCCCACCAGGGAGGACCTCGTACGGGCCATCACCGGGTCCGACGTCGCCGAACTCTCGCTCGCCCACCTGCCGGACGGGGTCCCGGCGATCGACGGGCTGCGGGCGTTCTTCACCGGCGCGCTGGCCCTGCTCGACGCGAACAGGGCCATGATCGACCTGCTCGCGGGGGCGGCACCCTCCGACGGGGACCTCGAACGGTGCCTGGCGCACCTGAGGGCCGTCGGCCGTCAAGCCGTCGAGCGTTCCGCCACCGACCGGACCCTCGCCGCGGACGTCACCGCGGACGACATCGCGTACCAACTGCTCGGACTCGTCCGGGTCGCGCAGCTCGTCCCCGCGCCGGGCGCCAGGGCGCACCAGGTCGACCTCGCGCTGCGCGGCCTGGCCGCCTGA